The Amblyomma americanum isolate KBUSLIRL-KWMA chromosome 6, ASM5285725v1, whole genome shotgun sequence genome has a window encoding:
- the LOC144094279 gene encoding histone H4 codes for MSGRGKGGKGLGKGGAKRHRKVLRDNIQGITKPAIRRLARRGGVKRISGLIYEETRGVLKVFLENVIRDAVTYTEHAKRKTVTAMDVVYALKRQGRTLYGFGG; via the coding sequence ATGTCTGGTCGCGGAAAAGGTGGCAAGGGACTCGGCAAGGGAGGCGCGAAGCGCCATCGCAAGGTATTGCGAGACAACATCCAGGGCATCACCAAGCCCGCCATCCGTCGTCTGGCGCGCCGAGGCGGTGTCAAGCGCATCTCGGGCCTGATCTACGAGGAGACCCGCGGCGTGTTGAAAGTGTTCCTCGAGAATGTGATCCGGGACGCCGTCACGTACACGGAGCACGCTAAGCGCAAGACTGTCACCGCCATGGATGTGGTCTACGCGCTGAAGCGTCAGGGCCGCACTCTGTACGGCTTCGGAGGCTAG